One Rosa chinensis cultivar Old Blush chromosome 3, RchiOBHm-V2, whole genome shotgun sequence DNA window includes the following coding sequences:
- the LOC121048970 gene encoding psbP domain-containing protein 6, chloroplastic-like: MSRRSNQSFNRNVQPYQFILPPTWKQTRVANILSGNYCQPKCVEPWVEVKFEDEKQGKLQVVASPLIRLTNKPNASIEDIGNPEKLIASLGPFVTGNTYDPDELLETKVEKRGDLTVPTILQRPQLRGTLLSYLWLAQMTSSGNHLRRF; encoded by the exons ATGTCGAGAAGGTCAAATCAGTCTTTTAATA GAAACGTGCAGCCTTACCAGTTCATCCTTCCCCCGACATGGAAACAGACACGCGTAGCAAACATATTATCTGGTAATTACTGCCAGCCAAAATGTGTAGAGCCATGGGTGGAGGTGAAATTTGAAGATGAAAAACAAGGAAAGCTTCAGGTTGTGGCTTCACCTTTGATACGCCTGACCAATAAGCCAAATGCATCTATTGAAGATATTGGCAACCCTGAGAAGCTGATTGCTTCTCTTGGACCTTTTGTAACTGGGAACACCTATGATCCTGATGAGCTCCTTGAGACCAAAGTTGAAAAACGTGGCGATCTCACG GTTCCCACAATCTTGCAAAGGCCACAGCTAAGGGGAACACTGTTGTCTTATTTGTGGTTAGCGCAAATGACAAGCAGTGGCAATCATCTCAGAAGATTCTAA
- the LOC112191588 gene encoding psbP domain-containing protein 6, chloroplastic translates to MATSAPQRPPIMIPNSKYKLCSGQCSSKQHCLLTLGAPQEKSMMVKRRELMLGFSMVPAIAIEALPSEAREVAVGSYLPPSTSDPSFVLFQASAKDTPALRAGNVQPYQFILPPTWKQTRVANILSGNYCQPKCAEPWVEVKFEDEKQGKLQVVASPLIRLTNKPNASIEDIGNPEKLIASLGPFVTGNTYDPDELLETKVEKRGDLTYYNYVLETPFALTGSHNLAKATAKGNTVVLFVVSANDKQWQSSQKILKAMLDSFQV, encoded by the exons ATGGCGACCAGTGCTCCTCAGAGACCTCCGATCATGATCCCCAATTCAAAATACAAGTTGTGTTCGGGTCAGTGTAGTTCAAAACAGCATTGTCTTCTCACATTAGGAGCCCCTCAGGAGAAGAGTATGATGGTGAAGAGAAGAGAGTTGATGTTGGGTTTCAGTATGGTTCCAGCCATTGCAATCGAGGCGCTGCCTTCAGAAGCCAGGGAGGTCGCTGTGGGCTCCTATCTCCCACCCTCAACTTCCGACCCTTCATTCGTTCTCTTCCAAGCCTCTGCTAAAGACACTCCCGCTCTTCGCGCAG GAAACGTGCAGCCTTACCAGTTCATCCTTCCCCCAACATGGAAACAGACACGCGTAGCAAACATATTATCTGGTAATTACTGCCAGCCAAAATGTGCAGAGCCATGGGTGGAGGTGAAATTTGAAGATGAAAAACAAGGAAAGCTTCAGGTTGTGGCTTCACCTTTGATACGCCTGACCAATAAGCCAAATGCATCTATTGAAGATATTGGCAACCCTGAGAAGCTGATTGCTTCTCTTGGACCTTTTGTAACTGGGAACACCTATGATCCTGATGAGCTCCTTGAGACCAAAGTTGAAAAACGTGGCGATCTCACG TACTACAACTATGTGCTGGAGACTCCATTTGCACTGACAGGTTCCCACAATCTTGCAAAGGCCACAGCTAAGGGGAACACTGTTGTCTTATTTGTGGTTAGCGCAAATGACAAGCAGTGGCAATCATCTCAGAAGATTCTAAAAGCCATGCTTGATTCTTTTCAGGTGTAG